A DNA window from Hyphomicrobiales bacterium contains the following coding sequences:
- a CDS encoding DUF2155 domain-containing protein has protein sequence MSKKRSALILAVSSLLPFQAVNAQTTIEGVIGQQIQTEQGTEEVPAGFVNGIATPPPPQKIVNDVAVFAGLDKITGRIIRFDVKVNETVQFGALQVTPKVCYTRPATETPQTTGFVKVSEEKLDRKIQDLFSGWMFAASPGLHAVDHAVYDVWLVDCKSADQFSLKPVTTSDDDLGGRGFGNDDSDSPETSGEPALAPPPTPTINPLRG, from the coding sequence ATGTCTAAAAAACGATCAGCCCTTATTCTTGCCGTTAGTAGCCTTTTGCCGTTTCAAGCAGTGAATGCTCAAACGACTATTGAAGGAGTGATTGGCCAGCAAATCCAAACAGAGCAGGGCACGGAAGAAGTGCCTGCTGGTTTCGTGAATGGTATTGCAACGCCGCCACCACCGCAAAAAATTGTCAATGATGTGGCTGTGTTTGCTGGGCTTGATAAAATAACAGGCCGGATCATTCGCTTTGACGTTAAAGTCAATGAAACCGTACAGTTTGGTGCTTTGCAGGTAACGCCGAAGGTTTGTTATACCCGTCCAGCAACGGAAACACCACAAACGACAGGCTTTGTAAAAGTGTCTGAAGAGAAATTGGATCGAAAGATTCAAGACCTTTTCAGCGGTTGGATGTTTGCCGCGAGCCCAGGTCTGCATGCCGTTGATCACGCGGTTTATGATGTTTGGCTTGTGGATTGTAAATCTGCTGATCAGTTTTCGCTCAAACCTGTCACCACATCAGATGATGATTTGGGCGGCCGTGGGTTTGGCAATGATGACAGCGATTCCCCAGAGACCTCAGGGGAACCGGCTTTAGCCCCACCGCCTACGCCAACCATAAATCCGCTACGCGGCTAA
- a CDS encoding NADH:ubiquinone oxidoreductase subunit NDUFA12: protein MKDTLLQIFTWWRGQTLGVRFYTWRKGVRVGEDLNGNVYYRDRDDERRWVIYSDVVEASEIQAGWHGWMHHKTDTPPTEDGYKAYSWELAHKANQTGTANAYRPATVRRAAEGDAPASDYEAWTP, encoded by the coding sequence ATGAAAGATACTCTGCTTCAAATATTCACATGGTGGCGTGGGCAAACACTTGGTGTTCGCTTTTACACTTGGCGCAAAGGTGTGCGCGTTGGTGAAGACCTAAATGGCAATGTTTATTATCGCGATCGCGACGATGAGCGCCGTTGGGTTATCTACTCTGATGTTGTTGAAGCGTCAGAAATACAAGCGGGTTGGCATGGTTGGATGCACCATAAAACGGATACACCACCAACCGAAGATGGCTACAAGGCTTATTCTTGGGAATTAGCTCACAAAGCTAATCAGACTGGAACGGCAAATGCCTATCGTCCGGCCACTGTGCGCCGCGCAGCGGAAGGGGATGCACCTGCTTCTGATTATGAAGCGTGGACGCCTTAA